Genomic DNA from Desulfonema ishimotonii:
ACCAAACGCCTGAGCGGGCATCTGCACCGGATCGGACCGGATATGATGTGGCGGATGATCCGCTCCAAATATTCCGCAGCCAACCGGCTGGGCGCAACGCTTCTGAGGCACGCCACAGACCCGGCGTCCGTCACTGTGAAACAGGCCGTGGCGCTCTCCCGTCATGAGCTTCGGGAAATTCGTGAATTTGCCTGGAACTACTGCCGCCTCAGCCCGGAACGGGTTCGGGCCGGGATGTCCGAGGCCCTGGGGCTGCTGGATTCGGACTGGGAAGATTCGCGGCAGTTCGGCTTCGACTATTTCCGCACCGCCTTTTCGGATGCGGACTGGACGCCCGGCCTGCTGGTGGGGATTTGCGACAGCGTGCGGGCCGATGTGCAGCAGTTCGGCAGGGAGATGGTCACGCGCTTCTTTGACGACGCGCACGGAACCGAATATCTGCTGAAGCTGAGCCAGCACCCCTCGACCGATGTGCAGCTGTTCGCCACCAACTATCTGGAACGCTTTGCATCCGGCCATGGGGACCGGATTGAAAAGCTGAGGCCCTATTTCATCACCGTGCTGTCCCAGGTCAACCGGGGCCGGGCCGCCAAAGACCGGATATTCCGTTTTCTGAAAACCGAGGCGCTCAGAAATGAAGCCGTGGCCCGCATGACATCGGAAATCCTGGAGCGGCAGTCGCCCACCCTCGCCATCGGTGACAAGGCTGCCTGCATTGAAATTCTGCGCGACATCCGGGAAAAATATCCGCATCTGACCACACGTATCATTGTCAGGGAGCCTGAAATGTACGGTGGCCTCAGCGGTTAGGGACTTTGAAAAAAATAAAAATACCGATATCCGCCAACGGTAGGACGGGGTTACGGCCCCGTCAGCTCTGTCGGCAGGCGACATATTTGTTTCGGCAGCCCTTATTCCCGGAAATCTGTGCCGGAGGTACAAACCATGGAATTTAACTATAAATATCACGGCAGCTCGGCTGTCAGCAGCAATACCGGACAGGTGGGTATCTCCTTTGCGCCCGACACCTTCCGGGAACCGACCTTTTTCACGGGCAGGCTTAACAAGCACATTCCCTTCCGGGAGGCCATTTCCGCCCTGCACGACGTGGTCGTCTCCGATCTGCGCTTCAGGCCCAGAGACCGGACCGAGTACAAAGAATGGGCCGCACAGCAGGAGGCCGTCTGGCTGGCCGAGTTCATGGCGCAGGCCGAAGATGTCAGCGTAAAGGTTTCCGAACTCCGGGCGGAACTGGACGTGGTCCGCCGCGAAAAACAGGCGATCATCGGGCCGTTCAACACGGCCAAAAAGGAATATTTCAACTACCTCTACAAGCGGGACTATGACGCCTGGTTCGTTCTGGACCCGGTGATCACCGTCCACCCGGACGAACTCTTTTTCGAGTGCTTCAGCCAGGACGAATCCGCCTACGGCAGACTGAGCTGCGATTACAACGTGTACAAGGAGGTCGGCGAATTCGCCTGCGGCACCACCAATATCGACTATTCCTCGGCCCTGTACAACGAGTTTCAGAAGGTCCGGGAGTACAAGGAGACCGAATTCAGTATCGACCCGTCCGGCTTCGCGGTACAGACCACCGGAGAAGAAAGCTACAAGGAGGTGAAGATAGATTTGCCGGAGAGCTGGGTGCGCGGCTTTCTCCAGGTCAGTTCGGCCATGACCCTGCCCGCCCGGACCTTCGAGCTTCACCCGATGGACGTGCATAATTTCTGTTTCATTCTGAGACGACACAAAGAGAAAAAAGGCCCCCGGTCCATGCGGTTCATCCTGAAGCCGGGCGAGCCGGTGCAGGTGGTCTTTGAACCGTGGAATTACGTGGTGACGTGCGCCCGGTCGGTCTATAAGGGCGATCAGGCCGACGAGATCCGCATATGGGGCCGGCGCCGCCTGCTGATTCTGGAGCGGCTGATTCCCGTGGCCAGAAAGTTCACCGTCTCCCTGCTGGGGAGCGGGCTGCCCTCTTTTTATGTGGCGGACTTGGGAGACATGGCGTTCACCCTGGGGCTTTCCGGGTGGACGGCCAATGACTGGTCCCGCGCAGGCAATTTCGACCTGATGGCCCCCCGCGCCGAGACCGACGGCATGACCCAGCAACAAGTCTGGCTGGCCCTGAAAGAGACATGGCTGGCGGATACGGACACGCTGGCCGCACGTCTGGACATGGCACGGGATACGGTGCTGGGCGCGCTGTCGGCCTTTGTGCAGGCGGGACGGGCCATCTACGATCTCAACAAGGGGGTCTGGCGGGTCCGGGAACTGAGCCGGGAGCCGCTGCCCATGGACAAACTCCGCTTTTCCAATGAGCGGGAAGCCTCGGCCCGGCGGTTTGTTGATGATAATGCCGTTTTTCTGGAGATGGGACAGACCGATGGCGGACTGCGTCTCTCCGGCACTGTGACAGAAAAGGGGAAATCCTGGCAGCCGGAACTGGTCACAGACGCGGACCAGCGAATGGTGCAGGCGGAGTGTACCTGCAATTTCTATCAGCAGAACAAACTGTACAAGGGGCCGTGCGAACACATGCTGGCCCTGCGGATCGCCCACAGGGAGCGGCGGGATGCGTAGGGCGGGCACGTCTTTTGGTGCCCACCGGTTGGGCACAAGAAAACAATGAAACCACAAATTAAATTTAAGAAGATATGGGAAGATGAAGATATGGTTGAGCTCACCATATCTGTTTCAGATGGGACATCGTGCTTCTCCTGTAATGTCTATGTAGGGCATATAACCATGTCCGACACAGCAAAGAATATAGAAACATTCAAGAGTCATATTTATGGCGGGCTATATGACCTCAGATTTGGTGAATTCGGACCAGAGTATGCAAATGGCGCTTTTCATGCCCGATTAGAATTTCATAAATCAGGAAACGGAAAATTGGCCATTACAGCAAAGTTGGAGTCAGAATGGTCTGAATTCACACACACCAAAGTAGCAAGTAATGCAACATTGTATCTGCGAACGGAGCCGTGCCTTCTTGATAAGTGGATTGAGTCTTTTGTTAGCCTATCCAAGAGATCGAGAAATGATTCTGTCCTTGAGTGTATACAATAACGGTGCCCAACAGGGCGCTAATCCGCAACCTTTTAGGGGCAGGCTCCTGTGATTGCCCCTACGGATGAAACAGAATTTTCGGGAACGATTCCCCGGCTGAAAGCCGAAGCGGCGCTTCAGAGTCCTGAATTGCAACACCGGCAGCGCCTTTCCGGGACCGACGGATAAATTTCTGTTTTATAATAATTACGAAAAGTTATGCTAACGAACAACAACCGTGCTCTTTAAAACTCTTGATTAATTCGGAAAAGCAGGATAACAGATTGTAAACCGACAGCGGCAGGGCCGTACCTTGCATTTTGGGCGGCGGATCGCCGTCCGCGCACACAGACTCGCAACGCACCACCGGCCCGTTCATAACGGTGCGGGACATGCCTACCGGGGCCCATTTCCGGTTTGACATCGGAGATGTGAAATAGGGCCCCGGTAGGCGTCCCGCTTGAGTTGAACGGTCCGGTCGTCAGCCTGTACGAAGGCGCTCTGCCGCTGTCCGGTTTTCTCCCCGCCTGCTTTAACTCGGGAAAGCCCGCTTTCCTGCCAACAAAAGCGGCGGCAGGGCTGTACCTTGCATTCCGGGCGGCGGATCGCCGTCCACGCACACAGACCTGCAACGCACCACCGGCCCGTTCATAACGGTGCGGGACATGACTACTATGTGGCATTTCCGGTTTGACATCGGAGATGTGAAATACCACATAGTAGTCGTCCCGCCTGAGTTGAACGGTCCGGTTCCCAGCCTGTACGAAGGTGCCCTGCCGCCGCATTTTTTTTGTTTCGGAAAAACAGACCATGACAGACACAGATACGTCCCGACTGACCCGGCAACAGTTGTACGACCGCATTCGGGAGTCTTCCAAGGATGAGTATATTCTCGAAGAGATGATCCGGATAGGCTTCTGGCCGTCCGGCAAAGACGCCCCCACCCTGCCGGAACAGGTCATCCGGCGGGAGGGCGAACTGACCCGCGAACTGGATGATCTGCTCCGAAAACAGCGCCGGTATGAAAACAAAGAGCTGATGCTGCGCGAAATGCGAAAGGCCCGGATGGCGGAATCCCGGCGTAAACAGGCCGAAACCAAAGCGCGCCGGGAAGAGGAACGGCAGGCCCGGGCCGAGCGCTGGCAGGACATCAAGACCAGAGAGATTCTCTGGCTGGGCCACGGCGTCTCCGGCGGCCTGAACCGCAGGACATCCGATGTCGGAAAACTGGCGCAGAACGGGCTGCCCCATTATGACGATGTCAAAGCGCTGGCAAAGGCCATCGGTATCCCGGTGGGCGAACTCCGCTTTCTGGCCTTCAGCCGGAAGACCTCGAAAATTTCCCACTACCGGCGGTTTTTTATTCCCAAAAAACGGGGCGGCAGGCGGCTCATTTCCGCACCCATGCCCCGGCTCAAAGCGCTTCAGTATTTTGTGCTGGAAAATATCCTCGCCAAAATTCCGCCTCACAAGGCCGCCCACGGATTTCTGCCGGGGCATTCCATCGTCACCAACGCAGTCCCCCATGTGGGCAAAGATGTGGTGATCAATCTCGATCTGAAAGACTTTTTCCCCACCATCTCCTACCCCCGCGTCAAAGGGCTGTTCCGGTCGCTGGGCTACTCCGAACAGCAGGCCACCCTTTTCGGCCTGATCTGCACGGAACCGGATACAGACGCGGTGGAGCTGGACGGAGAGACTTACTTTGTCGCCCGGTCCGAGCGCCATCTGCCTCAGGGCGCGCCCACCAGCCCGGCCATCTCCAACCTGATCTTCAGAAAGGCGGACCGGCGGCTTCAGGGTGTGGCCGATCAGCTCGGCTTCGCCTATACCCGGTATGCGGATGACCTCACCTTTTCCGCATCGGGCGATGCTGCGGAAGCGCTGACCCGGCTGCTCTGGGGGGTGCGGCAGATTGTGAAAGATGAGGGGTTTGTCCTTCACCCTGACAAGCTGCGGGTCATGAAAAAGGGGGCCCGGCAGGAAGTGACCGGCATCGTGGTCAACGAAAAGCTGAACATCAGCCGGAAATCCCTGCGGAACTTCCGGGCGCTGCTGTTTCAGATTGAAAAAGACGGGTTTGAGGGTAAGCGCTGGAACGGCGCAAAAAATCTCCCCCCGGTCATCTGGGGATATGCCAACTATGTGGCGATGGTCAACCCGGAAAAGGGCAAACCGCTGGTGGCGCAGACGGACAGGATTTTCAGGAAATACCGGATCAGGAAATCCGATATCCGCCCGGATCTCGCACGCAAGGCCGCTCTGGCGAAAAAAGGGGAAACATCCGGAGCGGATGAGGAAAAACCGTGGTGGAAATTCTGGTAAGGGACTTTGAAAAAATAAAAATACCGATATCCGTCAACGGTAGGACGGGGTTACGGCCCCGTCAGCTTTGTCGGCAGGCAACATCCCCGCCGACAATACGACTGCCACTCAGTTTTTAAGCTCATCCCCCGCACGCAGGGGCGTATTGCAATACGCCCTTACATACAATAACCCGGATGTCCGCCAAAGAGGGGGAACCCTGCACTCTGCTGCTTCGATCTTCCGGCGGGTAATTTATTTTTGCCGGGATTCCTGATAACATCCTGATTTATAAACCATAAAGGATTTTATTTATGATCGGTGCCATAGCGGGCGACATTATTGGCTCTGTGTACGAGGGACATCCGATTAAAACCGAAGACTTTCCACTTTTCAGCGCGGGGTCGCGGTTTACGGATGACACGGTCCTGACCGTGGCGGTGGCCCATGCCATTCTCGACGGCTCGGATTACGGCCCGGCCCTGAAGCGGTTTGGTCGCAAATACCCCCGTGCTGGTTACGGCGGCGCGTTTTGCCAGTGGCTGGCCTCCGGGGAGAGCCTGCCCTATAACAGCTGGGGAAACGGTTCCGCCATGCGGGTAAGCCCGGTGGGGTTTGCCTTTGAATCTGCCGATGCGGTTTTGCGGGAGGCCGAGAAAAGCGCTGCCGTCACCCACAATCACCCCGAAGGCATCAGAGGCGCTCAGGCGACGGCCCTGGCCGTGTTTCTGGCCAGAACCGGCAGCGGCAAAGCGGAGATCCGGGACGAAATCACCGACAGATTCGGCTACCCCCTTGACCGCATCCTCGACCAGATCCGGCCCGGCTACCGTTTTGATGTCTCCTGCCAGGGCTCCGTGCCCCAGGCCATTACCGCGTTTCTGGAGTCGGACAGCGTCGAGGATGCCATCCGCAAAGCCGTCTCCCTGGGCGGCGACAGCGATACCCAGGCCTGTATCGCCGGGGGAATTGCCCAGGCCTTCTACCGGGAAATCCCGGCGGAGATACTCACGCAGGTCCGGTCCCGGCTGCCCCAAGACCTGCTCCGGGTGACTGACCGGTTCAATGCAACATACCCGCTGGTCTGATGCTCTCCGGGCCGGCGGATACAACAGGGAGGATATCATGGACCATGTTTCACCGACAGTTATCGTAACCGGTGCCTCCCAGGGCATCGGGGCGGATGTGGCCCGATGGCTTGGAAAAATCGGCGCGTCTGTCACCCTGGTGGCCCGGTCGGCAGACGATCTGGCCGTTGTTGCCGAAGACGTTGAACAACTGGGCGGCAGCGCATTGGCGTTCAGTGCCGATATCGCCGGACAAAGGGCCTGTCGGCGGGCCGTTCAGGAAACCCTGAAACGGTTCGGGCGGCTGGACGGCCTGGTGAATAACGCAGGCATTATCGAGCCGATTGTGCCCATTGCCAAAACAGACCCTTACGCCTGGAGCTATAATATCGAGGTCAACCTGTTCGGGGCGTTTTATATCACACAGGCCGCAATCCCCGAACTGCGGAAAACCGCAGGCCGCGTAATCAGCGTGAGCAGCGGCGCGGCCCTGAACCCGGTTGAATCCTGGGGGGCCTATTGTGTTGCCAAAGCCGGTCTGACCCATTTCACACGGGTGCTGGCCGCCGAGGAAAAGGAGCTGACAGCCATCTCGGTGCGGCCCGGTGTGGTGGATACAGAGATGCAGGAGCTGATCCGGTGTGAAGGTCCCAAATCCATGCCGGAAGAGCGGGCCGCTTATTTTCAGCGCCTCAAAGACGAAAATAAGCTTGAGCCGCCCCATGTGCCCGCACGGGCCATTGCCTGGCTCGCCCTCCGCGCCCCCCGGTCCCTGAGCGGCGAATTTGTGAATTACGATGATCCCCGAATCGCGGAACCGGCCCTGTCGCTGTTTGGCGACCGCATCGGATAGCACGGGAAGGTGGCCCGGTAAGGGCCATCTTTCCGGAATCCGCCTCCTGTCTTTTCAGCCCCA
This window encodes:
- a CDS encoding SWIM zinc finger family protein, which gives rise to MEFNYKYHGSSAVSSNTGQVGISFAPDTFREPTFFTGRLNKHIPFREAISALHDVVVSDLRFRPRDRTEYKEWAAQQEAVWLAEFMAQAEDVSVKVSELRAELDVVRREKQAIIGPFNTAKKEYFNYLYKRDYDAWFVLDPVITVHPDELFFECFSQDESAYGRLSCDYNVYKEVGEFACGTTNIDYSSALYNEFQKVREYKETEFSIDPSGFAVQTTGEESYKEVKIDLPESWVRGFLQVSSAMTLPARTFELHPMDVHNFCFILRRHKEKKGPRSMRFILKPGEPVQVVFEPWNYVVTCARSVYKGDQADEIRIWGRRRLLILERLIPVARKFTVSLLGSGLPSFYVADLGDMAFTLGLSGWTANDWSRAGNFDLMAPRAETDGMTQQQVWLALKETWLADTDTLAARLDMARDTVLGALSAFVQAGRAIYDLNKGVWRVRELSREPLPMDKLRFSNEREASARRFVDDNAVFLEMGQTDGGLRLSGTVTEKGKSWQPELVTDADQRMVQAECTCNFYQQNKLYKGPCEHMLALRIAHRERRDA
- a CDS encoding reverse transcriptase domain-containing protein, which translates into the protein MTDTDTSRLTRQQLYDRIRESSKDEYILEEMIRIGFWPSGKDAPTLPEQVIRREGELTRELDDLLRKQRRYENKELMLREMRKARMAESRRKQAETKARREEERQARAERWQDIKTREILWLGHGVSGGLNRRTSDVGKLAQNGLPHYDDVKALAKAIGIPVGELRFLAFSRKTSKISHYRRFFIPKKRGGRRLISAPMPRLKALQYFVLENILAKIPPHKAAHGFLPGHSIVTNAVPHVGKDVVINLDLKDFFPTISYPRVKGLFRSLGYSEQQATLFGLICTEPDTDAVELDGETYFVARSERHLPQGAPTSPAISNLIFRKADRRLQGVADQLGFAYTRYADDLTFSASGDAAEALTRLLWGVRQIVKDEGFVLHPDKLRVMKKGARQEVTGIVVNEKLNISRKSLRNFRALLFQIEKDGFEGKRWNGAKNLPPVIWGYANYVAMVNPEKGKPLVAQTDRIFRKYRIRKSDIRPDLARKAALAKKGETSGADEEKPWWKFW
- a CDS encoding ADP-ribosylglycohydrolase family protein, with translation MIGAIAGDIIGSVYEGHPIKTEDFPLFSAGSRFTDDTVLTVAVAHAILDGSDYGPALKRFGRKYPRAGYGGAFCQWLASGESLPYNSWGNGSAMRVSPVGFAFESADAVLREAEKSAAVTHNHPEGIRGAQATALAVFLARTGSGKAEIRDEITDRFGYPLDRILDQIRPGYRFDVSCQGSVPQAITAFLESDSVEDAIRKAVSLGGDSDTQACIAGGIAQAFYREIPAEILTQVRSRLPQDLLRVTDRFNATYPLV
- a CDS encoding SDR family NAD(P)-dependent oxidoreductase; amino-acid sequence: MDHVSPTVIVTGASQGIGADVARWLGKIGASVTLVARSADDLAVVAEDVEQLGGSALAFSADIAGQRACRRAVQETLKRFGRLDGLVNNAGIIEPIVPIAKTDPYAWSYNIEVNLFGAFYITQAAIPELRKTAGRVISVSSGAALNPVESWGAYCVAKAGLTHFTRVLAAEEKELTAISVRPGVVDTEMQELIRCEGPKSMPEERAAYFQRLKDENKLEPPHVPARAIAWLALRAPRSLSGEFVNYDDPRIAEPALSLFGDRIG